ACCTGTAGTAAAAATTCATAacgaaacaaaaatattaaaccgTGACTAAACCGGAAATGTGATTTGAGTGTGCTTTGTATCAGTTACCAGCTGAATTGCACCGTTCCTTGTTCCGGCCATTCCGCCGGAGATAACGTCGGTGGTTGTGGATCTTGCGACTATACACGGAAACATCTCCGTCCATCGgtcctattaaataaaattattagagaaaacaaataacattttatttttgtaaattaaaaatacatggAAAAACATACCGAGTCCATTAACGTCTCGACGAGGGCTAAGCTATTGATGATGACCATACCGGACGTTCTAGAAGCTTCGGTAACTAAACCGTTTGGTTTCGCAGACGAAAACGTTCTCATGTACTCCTCATGGTTAAGCTCATCTCTCTCTCCGTCTAAGCTTTTAATCCACAACTGTTCATCGCTCTGAGCTAGCTTCACTAGCTCATCCATAGCTGTTAAAGCCAGCTCCAACAAAACCGATCTCTGATCAACACCATTAACCACCGCCGGCAGCTGCGGTGGTAAGCAACCGCCGCCACCGTTGAAATCTTGAGGGAAAGCGAAATTTCCGCCGTTGTTGTTGGTACCGACGCCGAGCTCTAGAGAAGAGGTGTGATTGTTTTGGGGGTGGCCGAGGAATTTACCGGTGAGGTTAAAGACGCGGTCGAGCTCGTCTTTCAAGCGAGCGTTTTCGATGCGGAGATGATGCTCTTCGATAGAGACCTCGCCGAGCATGGCCGGTCCACCACAAATGTTGCAGGTTGGGTTCCTCATTGCTTCGCGTATAGACATGTTCTCAGCTCTTAGCTTGTCGTTCTCTTGTCTCAGCAACGCGTTCTCGTGCCGCTCTAATTGAGTCTGGCAAAGgatttgatttaataaataattctttaaaacaaaagataacaaagaaaagaaacaaaccttCATCTGAGTGCGACGATTCTGGAACCAGAACTTAACTTGTCTTGTCTCCAAGCAAAGTCTCTTGCTTAGCTCAAGTCGCTGCTTCTCGTCTGGATGTGGACACTCTTTGAACATGCTGTAACCCCCAAAAAAACCAAACATTAATTAATCAGATCGAACTAAAGAGCAAGACTATAGATCAAAAGAGGGGATTACGATTCGAGCTCTTGGATTTGCTGAGGAGTGTGTCGGTGGTAACGTTTTTTCTTGGGAGGTTTATTATAGTCGGCGTCTTGATCTTCACCCGAGATACCTTCGACGTTATCACTCCCAGATCTGCTCTCATGCTCTTCCTCTCGGCTCCTCCTGTTCTTACCGCTCCCATCGAAAATATCGCCTCCAGCTCCGTTATGGTTCCTCATGGATGTTCCTCTCTCGGGTTGCTCCTGTCcgaatattaacaaaaaaaatattaggttttatttatataaacacGCGTAGAGTATATTAAAGTAGAGGATACGACGTCGTACGAGCGCTAGAGAGAGGCCAGAAGAGGAGTAAACAGATTTGGTATTGATAGGAGGGGAGAAGAGGCTCGCCGCCCCAATATGAGACATAGTACCACCGGGTATTATGGTAGATGCGGTGGTGTGGTTGCCATAAGCTAGACCAGTGGGGACACCACCGGTCGTATTGTCGAAGAGACTACCGAAGTTCATCAGATAATAAAGAAGAGAGCTGAATCAGAGGAGATTATTACTGAAATGgaggagagagaaggagaacgaaagctgttttttttttcttaatttttctctctctcactaCTTTGCTATTCGTtctcagtctctctctctctcttaagaaTTAATggggtttttattttcttttctctctctcttttctgattttccttgagagagagagagtgatggggaagatgaagaagatgtgaaACCCTAGTGTTGGGGTAACTGATGTGAAGAagaagtctctctctctctttttctcttcacACTTGcatgttgatatatatattgactCTCTTTAtccttttttgtattttttataattttatattgtaaaagACAATGGcctttttagattttgttttcttctttttttttcttttattcttgTAGTTTTAATGCTTTTCGACAAATTTAGGTAAAGTGTTCAGTTTAAATAAAGTGAAATCTATTAAATCCAATTCAAATCCAAAAGACCCAAAACTAGTCTTAAATGTTGAAACTGACCTTgacttttattatttaaaataattttctatatatatatatatattaaaaaatatgaaccaATTAATggcattttaatttattttagtacaGTATCTTTCAAACTAATCATAGATTTGTTACTAGAAAATTGTACTTGAACCAAAACtgtaataaaaaatagtattatatatttattcataTTCACTTTAGGTATTAGCCTCTATTTATTTGCAGATTATTAAAGTGAAACTATATATGAAAGGCAAATAATGCTACTGACGAATTAATTGAACGGAGAAAAAATATACCAGGAAAAAAACGTTATGTGGACTCTTTGAAAACCTTACGAATGCACGAGACCTCTCTTTTCCCCAGAAGAACTCTCGGTTGACTTTGCCAACTTTTTAACATCTTTTCTACCTCACGCGCGTTTTTTCTGCagtctctctctcatttctttcTTAATTCTCGAAAATATACTTTTTTgctcaataaaattattaaaaagactGTTGTCTAGCAAACCCCACATATTAATATGAATCTATTGTGCATTATTGACAAGCCCGTTCATCTAATCTAACTCCTAGATCATAATCAAATAGGCTATAATCTTCGAGTTGTGAAAGAATCTATATTCTTTTGTAAGTAACGACATGAAGAAGCGAGCTTGTGTCAACCGAAAAGACATTCCACTATTAGCTACAGTTGAATGCATACCAACAACTCGTGTTGGGTAtgttagaaaaaaatacaaaactgcGATTAATGTTTTGATGGAAATAAGTGTTTAATGTTTAGTGTTTACAAAGGCAGAATTAATTGAACCGAAAGTCTGGATCAGTAAAATAAGAATTAGAAACATTTAAATCATGGGAGCAAATATGAAGGAAGGAAAAAATGTGGTGGATCatattggtttggttcggtttggacCACATGGGAATGTCAGTTCCCAAAGATTAACCGACCACCACCAACAAGCACGCAACACAACTTACTACATAACTTTTTTCGATCAATTGTTGTCTATTAGTATAACACACGTCttgttatattattttactttgTGTAATGATATAGAGAAGAACGTCATTTTCATTGTTGGGTTTAATTTGGTAATTACTATAAAGGATAAAATTAACTCAGCTTCAATTAGCAGAACATGATCATATACTTCAACCATGGAAATTATAAAGTACAACTTTAACATAAGCTTTATTTCACCAAAACGGTTCCTCTTGACTAGTGTTACGTGAATGTTAACATCGAAGAGACCAGACTGCGGACCATACCCATGTGGATATTTCAACAGGTTACAAGGGACATGAAACTATATGCCTGCGACTATTATAACATTATGTTGCAAACATAACAACATATTAGGAATGTCATATATAGGCATTACTGACCACAGAAACAAACCAGAAGACTTTTAGAATCAATGATAATGGACATCAAAAGACATAGGACTTTTCTACAAGACAGTACCATGATATGCCCAAGGTTCACATCTAACTGAATCCTCTAGTGCTTCCGATGCTACGTTTCAAACAGACAAAAATGATCTAATTCTATCGACATGTTATATCATCATATAAGATCATTTATTGAGGTAACAAATATGGTTCAGAAGAAGACGATACCAGCCAAACCTTTTGTCTGCATTAATGTCCTTCAGTCGCCCTCTCTCtcagattttttttacaaaaatgtcTCCACACCTGAAGTCAAGTACTGAAAAAGAGAAGGCTCTTCTCTCACCCAAAATCAATCAAACTACAACAATTGAATCTCTTTTGCTGAACATTGAATCATAGGAACTGTCAGTATTCAATACATAAATAAGTATTGAGGATGTGCACCTAATATACATGGTCTCCAGTACAAAAGAGTCACATGCATACTTTACTCATGTAGGTCACAAGGTAGACCCCGCAGATAAAAATCATTGACAGAACCACGTGTGACCAAGAATTAACATTATCAGGACATTACACGATTGCGATACATTCTGGAAGCAACGTCACCGAACACAAAAAAGGTATATCATCAGGATGGTGTCTTAAGGACAGACAGATGGGGGGGGCTGGAGAGAAAGCGACTGTTACCTACAAGACTGGGAAGACCTTCTTcctctcttttccttttttcctttttaacgTGTGGCCTTAGTGCGAGTTTGATGGCATTCTCCAGAGAGGTTTGGTTGCGACAAGGATCTTCTCTCTTCCATGAGATTCAGGTTCTTTGTCATGTATTGAAGAAGACCATCTTACAGCATGGGCCATTCGTGCTACTTTGTCTAGCACCTCAGGAGTGTCTCGGATCAGTACCTTTCCTTCTGGACGCAATATTCTGTCCATCTCTACCATTAGATCTACTAGGCTACACCTGTATGCATATCAAACAATTCAGTTTAGGTGAAGTTGATAGAACAAAGAGACATGTTTAGCAACTGAGAATGGTTATACCTGGATTTGCTTGTCAGTGATTCAATTCCTGATAGGTGGATGAAATCATACGTACGGGGATACGTGGAAAAGGGTTCACACCTGCACGAACCAATATAAAAGGGGTTTTATTACTCAATGCCACGTCTTGGTTTGgaccaaatatataaaaagcaaAAGTGACTAACCAATCATGGTAAACACCGATGAGACCTCTGTCATAAATCACGTCAAGAGTTAATTGCTTCCGAGATGGGATGACATTCATAACCCACACAGGATCAGATGCAAGGGCTGCAGCAAATCCTCCGAAGAGTGCGTTCATGTCCATGATATTGCGGACAGCTGGAGGTTTCAACTCCAACTTCAGAGAATCTCTGTAATAAGCAACTCGTCTTGCCCACCTCCTCGCATCTGCTTCAAACCCGTTTTTCATGACAATGGCTCTAGAAGGAACTTTAGAAAGCCTTTCCGGCCACTTGGGAATAGTTCCCAAAGCAATTTCTCCTTTGACAGACGATGGCCTAGTAACACACTTCTTCAATTTGTAATACCTGAAACAAACAAAGACTTCATTGTTGTTTTctacaatattttattacagTATTATTCTGAGGAAACTCACCATGCATCACTTGGCGGCACAGACTCATCACACAGCTCAAGTCCAAACTCGTTCTGGCTGGATAGACATGAATCTCCAACAGGCTTCTTCCAGATGACAGTGTTTCCATCAACGGCAATTAGCTCATAGCACAAAGCTCTAGCCACGGCCTGAAGATCAGCCCATTCTTTGTCTTGTTTAGGCCATTGCACAGGTGGTCCAGAGATTACAAGATATCCTCCCGGGCGCAATAACCTATCTACTTCGACAAAGTAAGTTGCATCTGCAGACAAATCACCACGCAATATAAGAACAAGTGCTGCTACAACAAGTGGTGTGAcacatacaaaaaaaagattccCATAACTACAAGGAACTCACTGTAAGCTGTAAAGGGAATCAAGCATCGGGAACAATGCATGAGGTCAAAGGATGACGCAGGAAAAGGGAGTCTACGAGTGCCAAGCATGGCAACAAACGCAGGCACTCCTCTTTCCAAAGCGAACTGAATCTGCGATTTATGTGAATCTCTTGGAGCAAACGAGAGGGCTAGAATGCCTTGAGATAGTAGAGTACCTCCGAAACTTGCGACCTGCAAAGGTTTTATTGTAAAATTACAGAGCAAAACGTGACCAAAGAGAGACTATGATAATACTCACCCCGCATCCCATGTCAAGGGCGGTTCTGAGAGTTCCACCCTTAAGAGGAATATACTGTGAAAGCTTTTCAATGTATTGGCCAGCTCCGCCAGGAAACATGGTGCCACCTCCAGGGAAAATGAAGTATTCACCTTCTCTTTTCATCCATCCTTGGTGGCCTTTCCGGTCagcaattttattatatggcaTATTTGCATGCCAAATCTGCAAGTTCAAACACACACACAGATTCAACAGTCTAACAAACCTCCTCCCACAACACAACGAGCTACATTTCAAGGCATGCAAAACTATCAAACTAGCCCATAACATTCCAAAATACACTTGAAGCCTTGTGTGGTAGTGGTTCCCCTTCTCAGAGGTCGCAGGTTCGATTTGTCATTAGTGATCAAATGTGTTTGTAAGAACTTTAAGTCGTAACTAACCTCATCTAAACCAGAAATAACCAACATGGTTTACATCATAATTAAAGAATAAACCGGACATTCCAGAGTCCTTATCCTATGAAATGCAAGTATCAATCTAACTATGCTAAAAACATGGATCCTTCGCAGCTCGAATCCGCTACCTTGTGTAGACTCTCTGGCCACGGAACAGAGATTTTGTATCCGTTAGGCGGAGGGATCAAGCAGAGAGGAGTCTCCTCCGGTAAGGGACAATGTCTCTCTCTATAGAAATTCATCTCTCTGCTAAGCTGGCTGTTCCTCTTCGGATCCTCGCACGGCATGTGAGCAACGGCATCCGCCGGACAATACTCGATCGGCTGCAAATGGTGACCGGACTCAACGAGAGTCACCAGCCGCTGGCGTTGCCTAGGATCCGACGTCGTGGTGACGAGGAGCGTTTGGCGACCAGAGGCGGCCATGGAATCGCGGAGAGGAGTGAagaggaggatgaagaagaggaggacgACGGCGAAGAAGGCGGCGGTTATGATGTCGAAAAGACGCCATTGGCGCGGGTTACGCTTGGAGAATGGTAGATTCAGGTGCTTCATAGCTTTAGCTTAGCTGGAAGCTTCTTCTTCGACAAAAGAGATCAGATGCAAATCTAGCGTTTTATCATATGATTGTCGCGATTAAAAATAATGCAGTGTGTTTAAACAGCGTTTAGCGTCTGACGAAAAACGGTGGGCTCTAATAATGTATATTCAATGAAATGTCTTATGCTATTGGATTTGGGCCTTAAATTGATATTAGGAAACGCTGGTGGATATAAGGGCTTCTTAGATGATTTACTCTAACGGACCGAGAGCTTATTCTCACTACCCCTCCAGTGTTAGAGAATAATCGATAATGCCCTTTTCGCCAACAAATTATTCTTCTAACGGACCGAGAGCTTATTCTCACTACCCTCCAGTGTTAGAGAATAATCTATAATGCCCTTGTCGCCAACAAACCATTCTACTAAACCCCTTACTTATTCTCACTACTCCTCCTATAATTTACTTCCAAGTGTTACCCTTTTTTTGGGTCCCTGTCGATCTTTGTTTGACTTAGACCTGAATGAATCGTTGACGTTATCAATCGTCTTCGAACTTTGTCCTTGTCACTCTAATTTACCAATTCAACTTCTTCTATCGCTCATATCTGACAGACAATCGATAAGAAATTAGGTAAAACACATTTTGATTCTACATTCCTTCATCATCTGATTGAATCATCCTTCGTCGATTGCGTTTCTGTCAATGCTCAAGTAATCGCAAGGTTTGATCTGATTGTATAAGCTAATTTCTGATGTGAAAGTtccaatctttttttatttgtagggAGGTTTGATCGAGAACCAGGATGGATTTCATAAACAATCTAGATACAGACACGTCTTTAGCCATTCTTTCGTGTCTAGATGACCCATCAGATCTTGTCCGTGCCAGTGCTGTCTCTCGCTCTTGGCGAGGCTTCGGTAATAAACATGTTTTACTGTTTCCTTTTGACTATggtgtattataaattttacatcttttttcttttgcagtGATTAAGCAGAGTCTCTCCAAGAGCCTGTGCTTGAAGTTGTTCCACCAGCTAGCTCGTGTTGATCGTACACTAGAAACAAGCAATGAAGAGTCCTCAGGGTCAATCAGCAGTGTTTATGCCTTAGAAAGAGAGCACAGGGTTTATGCCTTATTGGCTAAAGGATGCACGTCTTCTCCTATCAAAAGCTGTGTTGACGATGCCATCACGGCGTCTAGTACCGATAGGCTCCCAGAAGAGAGCATCTTGAACACACTCGACGAAAGAGAGAGAATTGGTGGCACACCTTCGTACTGGTCTAGTTCAGGACATCACAAGACTTCCGTGCCAGAAACGCTTCTTTACAAGCTCAAGGGTGACTTGTGTGTCATTACTGAACTCAGCATCCAGCCTTTCCAAGGTGACGACGACTCCATCCTCCATTCCTCCTCGTGTCTAGTTGATATATCTTTGTTGGTTAAatgcttcctttttttttctattagatttttttgatcCCGGTAGACCGATATACTCTTCACATTATGTTCGTTTCCGGTTTGGTCACTTGGATAACAAGTCACAGGATAAAAACAACTATGTATGGACTTACACTTCACAACAGTTTCCCATGGCTCAGGTTTGTGTCATTGTGTGTGTTATACAATAATTAATTGTCTCTGTCGTTAGCATGCTATACAAAATCTTATTCCCGAACTGTTCTTTGGTTTTTGTACGGTTAGGAAAATCGATTGCAGAACTTTAAGCTTCCAGAGCCAGTTCTTTGCATTGGTGGGTTTGTGCTAATCGAGTTTCTAGGTCGGGTTCAGAGATGTGACATTGATGACTTATACTACATATggtacatcttcttctcctctcccCTTAAAGCTTTTACGATGACTTTGAAGTAGTTTTTGTTGATTGTCTTTCTGTAGTGTGACGCATGTCAAAGCGATGGGAAGGTCATTAGCAAAATCGTTCCGGGTGGTGGATCCGGATGAGTCAGGGAAGTTTGGGTTGAAGGTGTTGAGTTACAGTGATCCACAGGAAATGaatgagaaggaagaagaagaggcggGGCCAAGTGTGTTTAGGCCGATGAGAAACCGAAACCTTGAACAGCTCGTGAACTTCCTGCACAGCCATTCTACAGACGTCCAGTATGTGTGGCCTGAATCAGATGAGGATGATGAATCAGATGAGGAGGAGGTTTAGTGTCTGATTTGGAGTGTGTGGGGGTTTTCCTATTTAATTGTGGCTTTGCTTCTGTTGTTAAATAATATAGAGGTGCATGAGAGCGGTTTTAAAAGCTTCTCTCCCCTCCCTTACAGTGTGTTGTAAAGGTTGCCGAGTGTTGTGACAATACTACTCGTTATGTATTATGTTTGGTGTAAGTTTCATTTCATTGGTTATACGCTTTTTAGCCAGTTTGGGCTTTTTTGGGGGTCCAAATATGAAGAACGCATTAAAGCTAAACGATCCACGACAAACAATCAAGAATCAAAACCAGTGTTGGGcattctagtttttggtttcGAATAACGCGGGTTAGGATCCGCTTAGGAGCCAAACATTTTGCGGATCGGTTTGgattaggcctgggcattttacccggatCCGAAGACGCGATCCGAAACCGACCCGAAAAATCCTGACCTGATCCGAAACCGATCCGATCCTTTTACCCAATACCCTATTGGGTCTTGTTGTGAAGGATCCGCGGGTCTTGGATccaacccgatccgaacccgagaCCCGAGTGGAGGgtacccgaaaacccgaaacttttagtatatattaggtatatatggatgtttcagtttatttttcctattatggatattttttttaagtttcaaattttagtttttgggtatagttttgggttttggataaaaaattagattttcaaaaatataattgggatAATCAGatcaaattttggatattttcatGTCTTTGGATcagattttagataaaatttctcatattttttgagtatttaaatattttctgtgTGTTTTAGGTATTTTTTTGGGTTGGACCCGACATGACCGATCAGAACCCGATCCgtaaccgaaccgaatcgacAAACTCTAATTATTCTATTGGGTCTAACTATTTAAGACCCGACCCGGACCCAAGAAGATCCGAACCGACCCCAAACCGACCCCGAACCGACCCTGAACCGAGAATTTTAAATTACTCTATCCGGTCCTAAACTCTTAGATCTGAAGGACCAGGACCCGCAACGACCCGATTCGAACACGACTGCCCAGGCCTTGTTTGGATAATACCGGGGTGGCTTAgatttatacttatataaaatctggtgtactaaccactataaaatcgttattttctagagaaacgaagacaacaaaagttccaaacctctttgaccttcatcgtATGTTAgggaaggatgcaactatgcattaaaacattattttcatatttttgaacttttctcaaaatctatgtgttaaccactacgaaaatattgaattttttgataaacgttctatatactgaagcctatgatctttagagttgttttaaaatttctaaacatattctacatttgtattaatacatatcaaactctctttcatagtacatggaaatcattttattttattgtcaattaatttagtaaaacttcataatactccctaaattagtggacttaCCActaaaaaaactctattttctagagaaacggagacaacacaagttccaaacctctttgaccttcatcatatgttagtggaggatgcaactatgcattaaaacgatattttcatatttttgaatatttctcaaaatctatgtgttaacccctacgaaaatattgaatttttcggtaaacattctatatactgaagcctatgatctttagtgttgttttaaaatttctaaccacattctacatttgtattaatgtatattaaactctctttcatggtacatgaacatcgttttatttttcttgtcaattaatttagtaaaacttcataatactccctaaatttgtggactaaccactataaaattgctattttctagagaaacggagacaacaaaagttccaaacctctttaaccttcatcatattttagtgaatgatgcaactatgcattaaaacataattttcatatttttgattttttttcaaaatctatgtgtaacccctacgaaaatattgaatttttggtaaatgctctatatactgaagcctatgatttttaaagttgttttaaaattcctaaacacattctacgtttgtattaatgtatattaaactttctttcatagtacatggacatcgttttaaattttttgtcaattaattttgtaaaacttcataatactccataaattggtggactaaccactataaaattgctattttctaggaaaacggaaacaacaaatgttccaaacctatttgaccttcatcatatgtagtAAAAGATGCaagtatgcattaaaacataattttcatatttttgattttttctcaaaatctatgggtctctacgaaaatattgatttttttgtaaatgttctatatcttgaagcctatgatctttagtgttgttttaaaatttctaaactcattctacatttgtattaatgtattaaactctctttcaaggaacatggacatcgttttaatttttagtcaattaattttgtaaaactttataatactctctaaattggtgaactaaccactataaaattgctattccctaggaaacaaagacaaaaaagttcaaaatctctttgaccttcatcatatgttagtgaaggatgcaactatgcattaaaacaaaattttcatatttttgaatttttctcaaaatctatgggttgtttaacccccctacgaaaatattgagtttttcggtaaatgttctatataagcctatgatctttagtgttgttttaaaatttataaaaacattctacatttgtattaatgtatattaaactctctttcatggtacatttacatcgttataatttttttaaattaatttagtaaaacttaataatactccataaattggtggactaaccactataaaatcattattttctagagaaacaaagacaaaaaagtTACAAagctctttgaccttcatcatatgttagtgaaggttgcaactatgcattaaaacaaaattttcatatttttgattttttttcaaaatctatgggttaacctctacgaaaatattgagttttttggtaaatgttctatataagcctatgatctttagtgttgttttaaaatttctaaacacattcaacacttatattaatgtatacgaaactctctttcatggtacattgacatcgttttatttttttaaaattaatttagtaaaacttaataatactccataaattaagggactaaccactataaatcgctattttctagagaaacggagacaccaaaaaatccaaacctttttgaccttcatcatatgttagtgaaggatgaaactatgcattaaaacaaaattttcatattcttgaattttttctcaaaatctatgggttaatacccctacgaaaatattgattttttggtaaatgttctacatactgaagtctatgatctttagtgttgttttaaatattctaaacacattctacatttgtattaatttatattaaactttctttcatggtacatggacatcgttttaattttttgtcaattaatttagtaaaacttcataatactccctaaattggtggactaaccactataaattcactattttctagagaaacggagacaaccaaagtttcaaacctctttgaccttcatcatatgttagtgaagatttcaactatgcattataacaaaattttcatatttttgaatttttttctcaaaatctatttgttaacccccctacgaaaatatttattttttggtaaatgttttatatactgaagcctatgatctttagtgttgttttaaaatttctaaacacattctacatttgtattaatgtatattaaactctctttcatggtacattgacattgttttattttatgaaaattaatttagtaaaacttaataatactccataaattggtggactaaccactataaaatcgctattttcttgagaaaaGGAGACACCAAAAAATCCAAACCTcattgacctttatcatatgttagtgaaagatgaaactatgcattaaaacaaaattttcatatttttgaattttttttcaaaatctatgggtcccctatgaaaatattgagtttttcggtaaatgttctatataagcctatgatctttagtgttgttttaaaatttcaaaacacattctacatttgtattaatgtatattaaactctatttcatggtacattgacatcgttttattttttttttaaattaattttgtaaaacttaataatactccataaattggtggactaaccactataaaattgctattttctagagaaacggagacaagaAAAGTTCCAAagctctttgaccttcatcatatgttagtgaaggatgcagctatgcatcaaaacaaaattttcatatttttgaatttattctcaaaatctatgtgttaacccctacgaaaatattgagttttttggtaaatgttctatataagcctatgatctttagtgttgttttaaaatttctaaacacattcaacacttatattaatgtgtattaaaatcactttcatggtacattgacatcgttttattttttttaaattaatttagtaaaacttaataatactccataaattgatggactaaccaatataa
The nucleotide sequence above comes from Brassica napus cultivar Da-Ae chromosome A9, Da-Ae, whole genome shotgun sequence. Encoded proteins:
- the LOC125577640 gene encoding homeobox-leucine zipper protein ANTHOCYANINLESS 2-like; this translates as MNFGSLFDNTTGGVPTGLAYGNHTTASTIIPGGTMSHIGAASLFSPPINTKSVYSSSGLSLALEQPERGTSMRNHNGAGGDIFDGSGKNRRSREEEHESRSGSDNVEGISGEDQDADYNKPPKKKRYHRHTPQQIQELESMFKECPHPDEKQRLELSKRLCLETRQVKFWFQNRRTQMKTQLERHENALLRQENDKLRAENMSIREAMRNPTCNICGGPAMLGEVSIEEHHLRIENARLKDELDRVFNLTGKFLGHPQNNHTSSLELGVGTNNNGGNFAFPQDFNGGGGCLPPQLPAVVNGVDQRSVLLELALTAMDELVKLAQSDEQLWIKSLDGERDELNHEEYMRTFSSAKPNGLVTEASRTSGMVIINSLALVETLMDSDRWTEMFPCIVARSTTTDVISGGMAGTRNGAIQLVNAELQVLSPLVPVRNVNFLRFCKQHAEGVWAVVDVSIDTVRENSGGSTVVIRRLPSGCVVQDMSNGYSKVTWVEHAEYDENQIHHLYRPLLRSGLGFGSQRWVATLQRQCECLAILMSSSVTSHDDTSISPGGRKSMLKLAQRMTINFCSGISAPSVHSWSKLTVGNVDPDVRIMTRKSVDDPSEAPGIVLSAATSVWLPASPQRLFDFLRNERMRCEWDILSNGGPMQEMAHIAKGQDQGNSVSLLRSNPMNANQSSMLILQETCIDASGALVVYAPVDIPAMHVVMNGGDSSYVALLPSGFAVLPDGGFNGGSGDGEQRPVGGGSLLTVAFQILVNNLPTAKLTVESVETVNNLISCTVQKIRTALQCEN
- the LOC106365538 gene encoding probable pectin methyltransferase QUA3, coding for MKHLNLPFSKRNPRQWRLFDIITAAFFAVVLLFFILLFTPLRDSMAASGRQTLLVTTTSDPRQRQRLVTLVESGHHLQPIEYCPADAVAHMPCEDPKRNSQLSREMNFYRERHCPLPEETPLCLIPPPNGYKISVPWPESLHKIWHANMPYNKIADRKGHQGWMKREGEYFIFPGGGTMFPGGAGQYIEKLSQYIPLKGGTLRTALDMGCGVASFGGTLLSQGILALSFAPRDSHKSQIQFALERGVPAFVAMLGTRRLPFPASSFDLMHCSRCLIPFTAYNATYFVEVDRLLRPGGYLVISGPPVQWPKQDKEWADLQAVARALCYELIAVDGNTVIWKKPVGDSCLSSQNEFGLELCDESVPPSDAWYYKLKKCVTRPSSVKGEIALGTIPKWPERLSKVPSRAIVMKNGFEADARRWARRVAYYRDSLKLELKPPAVRNIMDMNALFGGFAAALASDPVWVMNVIPSRKQLTLDVIYDRGLIGVYHDWCEPFSTYPRTYDFIHLSGIESLTSKSRCSLVDLMVEMDRILRPEGKVLIRDTPEVLDKVARMAHAVRWSSSIHDKEPESHGREKILVATKPLWRMPSNSH
- the LOC106365539 gene encoding F-box protein At4g00755-like, producing the protein MDFINNLDTDTSLAILSCLDDPSDLVRASAVSRSWRGFVIKQSLSKSLCLKLFHQLARVDRTLETSNEESSGSISSVYALEREHRVYALLAKGCTSSPIKSCVDDAITASSTDRLPEESILNTLDERERIGGTPSYWSSSGHHKTSVPETLLYKLKGDLCVITELSIQPFQDFFDPGRPIYSSHYVRFRFGHLDNKSQDKNNYVWTYTSQQFPMAQENRLQNFKLPEPVLCIGGFVLIEFLGRVQRCDIDDLYYICVTHVKAMGRSLAKSFRVVDPDESGKFGLKVLSYSDPQEMNEKEEEEAGPSVFRPMRNRNLEQLVNFLHSHSTDVQYVWPESDEDDESDEEEV